The window CCCTCCCGCTCGACCCGGCCCGCTGGGGGGTGGACCTGCCGATCGTCCCGCGAGCCGACACCGCGCTCTTCCGCCTGCTCGCGGACGTGCGCGCCGAATGGCCGGAGTACTATGCCCGTGTCAGCGAGGCGCGGCGCGTGGGCAAGGACGAAGTGTACCTGCAGCTCGTGGATGTCGGGGTGCGGGCGATGCTGGACCTGAGCACCGATCGCCTCCTCCAGCTATCTTCCGTCGAGGCCGACCTCGCGAAGCGCCGCCTGCGTCCCGTGGAGCTCGACCTGCGCTACAAGGACCTCGTCATCGCCCGACTTCCATGAACGTCGAACGACTGGTTGCAGGACTCGACATCGGATCCGCCAAGACGACGGCGATCATCGCCGAGGTCGTGGGTGACCTCCCGCGCCACCCCGGCATCAAGGTGCTCGGCGTTGGGCAGTCGCGCACGACCGGGTTGCGACGTGGCGTGGTGGCGGACATCGAGGAGACCACGCAGTCCATCCGCAAGGCAGTGAGCGACGCCGAGCAGATGGCCGGGGCCAAGGTCGACGCCTGCTACGTGGGGATCGCGGGCGAGCACGTCCAGGCGATGATCTCCAAGGGGATCGTGGCCGTGAGTGGCGACGAGATCACCCGGGGTGACGTGGAGCGGGCCAACGCCGTGGCGCGGGCCCAGGCGATTCCTCCCGAGCGCGAACTCCTGCACAGCATCCCGCAGGAGTACACGGTGGACAAGAACGAGGGGATCCGCGATCCGGTCGGGATGGTGGGGACGCGCCTCGAGACCGAGATGTACCTGGTCACGATCGGGAGTTCGCCGGCGCTCAACCTGCGCAAGGCGGTCGAACGCGCGGGCTACAAGCCGCTGCTGCTGGTGCTGGAGCCGCTGGCGTCGGCGCTCGCCGTCCTGACGGAGGACGAGAAGGAGCTGGGGGTCGCCCTCATCGAGATGGGGGCGGGGACGACCGACATCGCCGTCTTCCACGAGGCGAAGATCCGCCACCTCGGGACCGTGCCGTTCGGCGGGAACAACGTGACCAACGACATCGTGCACGGGCTCGGGGTGACGCAGGCCGACGCCGAGCGGCTCAAGGAGCGGTATGGCTGTGCGTACGAGCCGATGGTCGACCCGTCGGAGGTCATCACGCTGCCGAGCACGGTGGCGCAGGGCGATCGGCAGATTCCGCGCGAGTTGCTGGCGCACATCATCCACCAGCGCATGGATGAGATCTACGACCTGGTGATGCGCGACATCGAGGCCGCTGGCTACGTGGGGAAGCTCAGCGCCGGCGTCGTGCTCACGGGAGGGGCGGCGACGCTCCCCGGTGTGAGCGAACTCGCGGCCGAGGTGTTCGGGACCGGGGTACGGGTGGGGATCCCGTCGGAAAATATCAGCGGACTCGTCGATGCGGTGGAGGCGCCGCGCTTTGCGACGGCGGTGGGGCTTGCGCTGTATGCGGCGAGCCGCGTGGCGCTGGGCGCGGAGTCGCCGAGCGGGCGCAAGCTGCAGCTCAATGCACCCAATGTGGACAAGTTGGCGCAGCGCGTGAAGACGTGGTTGCAGGACTTCTTCTAGGACGCGAAGACGAGAAGACGAGAAGACGAGGGGGGCATCGTTAGGATGGGAGGGGCGGCGACCGGAAAGTGGGCCGCCCGTTGTGTTACAAAGATGATCTTCTCCCGGTGATTGTGGAGAAACATTGGTCGCACTCGCGACGCGAACGCGGCGCAGAACTTTGTCTTGCGTCACACGTAGCCGGAATGCGCGAACGCATTATATTCTGCCGCGAATCGAGGAGGCCGATGACGTGAGGTCGGCGTGATGTTCCGCGGTCGCGCTTGTGACGCCACGAGGCGACGCGACGTCGGCTCTTCGAACGGTGTCCCCATCGCTGTCCGACCATCCTCGCGAAAAGAGGAGCTGCGCGCGCCATGATCTTCGAATTCGAGGACAACGCATCACAGAACGCCCGCATGAAGGTCGTGGGGGTCGGGGGCGGCGGCGGGAACGCCGTGAACCGGATGATCGAGGAGCACCTCGAGAGCGTCGAGTTCATCTCGATCAACACGGATTCGCAGGCGTTGCTGGCGTCGAAGTCCGACGTGAAGATCCAGATCGGGAAGAAGCTGACGCGTGGCCTGGGGGCCGGCGCCCGTCCCGAGATCGGGCGCCAGGCCATCGACGAGAATCGTGACGAGGTCGGCCGCGTGCTGCAGAGCGCCGACCTCGTCTTCGTCACGTGCGGCATGGGCGGGGGGACCGGCACCGGCGCGGCGCCCGTGGTCGCCGAGCTCGCCAAGGAGGCGGGGGCGCTCACCGTCGGCATCGTCACCAAGCCGTTCCTGTTCGAGGGGCGCAAGCGGATGCGCCAGGCGGACATGGGAATTGCCGAGATGCGCAAGCACGTGGACACGATGATCATCGTGCCTAACGAACGCCTCCTGGCGGTCGTCGGCAAGGGGATCCCGTTCCAGGACGCGCTCAAGAAGGCGGACGAGGTCCTGCTCCACGCCACGCAGGGCATCTCGACCCTCATCTCCAAGACCGGCCTCGTCAACGTCGAC of the Gemmatimonadetes bacterium SCN 70-22 genome contains:
- a CDS encoding cell division protein FtsA, whose translation is MNVERLVAGLDIGSAKTTAIIAEVVGDLPRHPGIKVLGVGQSRTTGLRRGVVADIEETTQSIRKAVSDAEQMAGAKVDACYVGIAGEHVQAMISKGIVAVSGDEITRGDVERANAVARAQAIPPERELLHSIPQEYTVDKNEGIRDPVGMVGTRLETEMYLVTIGSSPALNLRKAVERAGYKPLLLVLEPLASALAVLTEDEKELGVALIEMGAGTTDIAVFHEAKIRHLGTVPFGGNNVTNDIVHGLGVTQADAERLKERYGCAYEPMVDPSEVITLPSTVAQGDRQIPRELLAHIIHQRMDEIYDLVMRDIEAAGYVGKLSAGVVLTGGAATLPGVSELAAEVFGTGVRVGIPSENISGLVDAVEAPRFATAVGLALYAASRVALGAESPSGRKLQLNAPNVDKLAQRVKTWLQDFF